The sequence aattttcactagtctatctttcaactccctattagcttcatttaacttgtcacatttatccttagcatcttttaggaaggatgtaagctcatttacagtggatgacatacttttgttttcttctttcatttcatcactagctttcataactatgtcatatttggcattcaaagattcattttcatttttcaacttatcacatttagcttttgacttcctaatgatttgagtgtattctttaagcaagtcagctagttcatcataggaaggtgaagcaaattcatcatcactatcactatcactatcatcagtaatatcattatcattttgtaccttctgttcacctctagccatgaggcataggtgagaagtcgatgatggcgatggtggtggtgaagagaagtccccagcgatggcgacaactttttcatcattttcttcttcacttgaagaagatccacttgatgactcaatgtcagtaagccagtcaccaacaatatatgcctttccatttttctttttacagaacctcttgtgcttcccatccttcctcttgaagaatctcttttcctttttctcatcatcgttgtcatcttctttcttgcccttgaacttgttcttcttgggcttgttacattgatgagcaagatgaccaagctctccacagttgtagcaatccatttcagaaatgggctttcttttgctggaaaagaatttcttctttcttgagtcaaatttgatgccttctctattgagcTTCTTAAACATtttggtggtcttcctcaccatcaaggcaatgttagcatcaaggtcatcatcacttgaggattcttcctaaatttgtactttagcttttccttttctttcttgatttgctttgagagccaaatcctttctcttggaagatgactcatccttgtcattgatgtgcatgtacatctcatgagcattgatctttcccaatatctaTGTAggagtggtaactgaaagatccatctgaTACAGCACAGTGACAAtttgtccatatttgtcaattgggaggacactaagaaccttcctcacaacatccggttgtgagatttgtgtaagccccaagccatttacttcctctacaagaatattgagacgtgagtacatagcattggcattttcattagcaagcatttcaaaggaatttaattttctcatagcaatgtgatatctctcttcatgctcacttctagttccttcatgtagagcacatatgtccatccacaaatcatgagcattttatggtttctaactctattaaacagatctttgcaaaggcctctaaaaagggtgttttggccttagcattccatttctcatagttaaactcttcacctacaagatttgtgggatctctaggttcggggaatccttttgtggcggctttgtagacaccaatgtctatagcctctaagtatgcttccatacgaatttttcaatatggaaaatcgtcaccatcaaaaacgggaggatgtccatccccaccggacatcgttactctagcggttaagctaatctaagagcaacaaggctctgataccaattgaaaggatcacgatgcccaagaggggggtgaattgggcttttctaaaaatcaacactaattaaaacctaagcaagagcccaacttcaccccaacaactagcactaagagaataataatagaaatacaataatgctaagacaatacttcaaatacttgctaaacaaatacacaatgtaaaatgcttaaattaagtgtggaatgtaaagcaaggtttagaagactcctccaatttttcccgaggtatcgaagagtcagcactctccgctagtcctcgttggagcacccgcgcaagggtatcgctcccccttggtccttgcaagaaccaagtgctcactatgagatgatcctttgccactccggcgcggtggatccctcatgaccgcttacaaacttgagtcgggtcaccaacaagatctccacggtgatcaccgagctcccaacgccaccaagtcgtctaggtgatgccggtcaccaagagtaacaagtcgtagactttcgcttgaccaagagaagcctaatgcaagtggtgtgtgctctaggtggctctcgctagcgctaatgaggtccaaatgcgggattaagattctctaatcacctcactaggctttttggtgcttgcaatgctctaccaatgtgtaggagtaaatgtgggaagcaagacaatgaatatggtgggtggagggggtataaatagccctcacccaccaactagccgttaccagcaatgtgctgcgcatgggcgcaccagacagtccggtgcgccaccggtgtgccaatggttgactccaacggctagttctgacagctagcagttgggcagatggcacaccggatagtgaacagttacTGTCCgtgcgcaccggacggtccggtgcgttgtccggtgcgccactaaaattcaactctcaaaCCCTGCGCTCTTGGGTTTCTGCGAGGGGGAAACCCTTCCCcaggccagcctggccccacctgacagagggagcaccggacagtccggtgccccacagaCAGAAACCCTGATTTCTATTTTTGCTGTTTTTCAATTCGGTTTTtgttctaactcgtgagtatgttctagagtgacacctagcactatatgtgagtgtgaatatgcaccaacactacactagaactctcttgttcaaaatactcatcgacaacccctctttatagtacgactaaaacaaaataaaagacctaactatatcacgagtgtccgcaactccttgacactcggaatacgaagaccttcactttttgtttcgtcTCTTTAGCcatcgcttcaagttcttatctccgggattgttttcaccgttgtagtacatctacctgtaatgcgacctaacttaccatttgtctctacaaaacacacgttagtcacatataacattacgttgtcattaatcactaaaaccaaccaggggcctagatgtttTCATGGAGATTATCCCTTCACTTGTATCTGATATTTCTTAGCTCTTAGATTGGGTTGTGTCCGATTGGGATGGTATATATAGGCTCTCAACTTAAATATAGTCGTTTGAACCCCACTCATATTTTTGCATACTCACCAGACATGctgatggtgcaccagacatgacCGGCACCGTCTCAGAGTTAACTATTGGATAAAGTTGTCGGTCCATCAGCTGTCAGAGTTCACCTGATATGTCCGGCGTGCCATTGGACAAGCCACAACAAATAGCCATTGAAATCTTCTCGAAGCGACCATTGACATTGTGCATCCGATGCGCCATCGAATATGTCAGGTGCGTATCGCCTGACTTGGTCCAAAATACAAGCTCTCTGAGTGTCGTGTATGGCATGCCATCAAGTGCTACACCAAACACGCCAGCTGTCCTTTATCTGACTTGGTCCTTTTAACACCCTTTTTGAGTGTCATATCTGGTGGGACATCCAGTGCGCCACCAGATACGTTCGGTGCTCATCCTTCCCGAAGTCCATTTTTTAGCCTTCGTTGCAAGTCGTATTCGATGAGCTATTTGGTGCACCATCGGATACATTCGATGCTCCATGGGTTGTTCAGGGTTGTTTCTTCGAGTTCTTTTGCTTGGGCTTGctttgtattgtgtcttggacTTTTGTGTGACCTTAACAAACATTCAATATGCCCCTTAAAGTATTTTTGATCTAAGTTGATCTGAATCGCTTTGCATATTTTCTCCAAGTATATGCTCCAGCCTTTGGACTATATAAATGATTACTTAGCAAAGTTGTTAGTCCAGTTAGTTGTctggtcatcaaacaccaaaaccaataTTGAAATGGTATGATGTCCATTTCCCTTACACTTGGCCCATGACAGCGACAACCGATCAGGCTTGAGAGCTGCCATGCACGAGAGGGAGCAGGTGGGCCAATTGATGGAGGGAGAGGCGATGCAGGAAGCCTAGGCCTCACACTGGTTGGGTCCACGATAGCGACGGTCGACCAGGCCTAGGAGCCATCACCCTCAAGAGGGGGTGAGCGAGCTAGTGACTAGAGGGGTGGATCTAACGATAACAACTGAAAAGGAAGGGGAGGAGGGGGCGGCAACCAACGAGGACCATCGACGAGAAAGGCATAAGAAGAGAGGAAGGAAAACTAAAGGAGGTGGAGGACCGATCATGGTGGCAGGTGCAGCCGACTGGCAACAGTGCCTATAGTGACTACTAGGGGAGGGATAGAAGAAACCCTAGATGGATACCATATTAGGGATAGTTTGGGAACCTcatttttctaaataattttctATTTTCTCAAGGTAAATCAGTTCATCTTCCCTtgaaaaaatagaaatcccttgaaAAAAATAGAGTTTCTAAACTAGCCCTTAGAAAAAAAACCCTAACCCTCAAGAGTATGTTGGGAATTGCATGTATATTAGAAATCAAAGTTACGTGAACTAGGCTAAAGCCCATAACACTTACATGATACAAACGGGATACAATAATCATACAGTTTCCTATGGGGTGTATAGCTCCGCGACAGCCGACAGGACGCTATGCAAAGACCAACTCTACTCTAGGATTTGGACCAAACTGTACACCGTGTAGTTTAGAAACTCAAATCCTCTTGGAAATTAGAGGGAACTGAGGGAGAAATTAGTTAAGTTGAACATACCTTGAATTGCATTACAAAATGTAGATAACAAGTAATGAGTTCCACAAGAAAATAACCCTTACAAAAGATCACCACAAAATTAAGTGGTACTAAGATAGCAAGTAAAAAGAAACCACAAAATTGATCGATCACGATTCTACATCTGATCTATAGTGTACTAATCATCCACATTAAATCGAATAATCAAGTGCACTAGAAACAACTTGTACTAAAACAGGAGCTGACACTGTCCATGACAACAACGAAGAAACACAATATACATACTGTGCAATCCAAGCAGAACGCCAGACACAATGTACATGGAATGAGGCTGAAATCAGCTTAGGCCCTCCAAAACAGAGTTATATTCGATCATTAAGCCTTTGGAAACAAGTTGTACAACAGACTACGGCCGACAAGATACACCACCTTGTTGTATGAAACACAATCTCTCCAGGGCTTCGATGCATGTCTGTCCCCCTGAGTGCTGCAGACCCTTCGTCTAGTGATGAACGATCAGGTATTTCCACACTTCTTTCAGCCAAATGGATTACTACCACCACCAACGGAGCCGTAGGAAGGTGAGGTGTTTGCCTGGGGGTATCCGAGAGGAGCTTCCTGATCAAAACCCATGTTGAAGGAACCCAAACCTTGTTGCCTGCGATGTCATACATCAGACATCAGTGTTGCTAATATACCATCCTAAAGCAACCAAATTGTTAGAGATAAAGGCCCTTAAGATCCCAAGTTCACCAGTACCAGTGAAAAAAACGTCTACTTTCATGACGCACAGATGACACAATTTGGTGAGTGCAGCTTGGGTTGCTGTATTTAATTTTTTGAAGATGCAAACCAAGGGACTTCCATGCCACTAGAATAGAAGGTGAATTTTCTTCGACAACGGACTAActgattttttttctcgaacgggCACGAGAACTGCGCCACATTATATTAAGATAGGGAAAAAAGGTCTAAAATAGACCAACACAGTTTGTGAACTGCGCCTCACTAACTAAATTGCATTGCACATGAGCAACGAAACTACAAGAGTTTGTGAAACTTAAAACGTTCAAAGCCCTGAAACGACTATTGCTGTCCTCACTGAATGCCCAGGGTTCAGATGAGATGCACACCAAAGAAACAAAAGACCCAGTCAGATACAAGTCTATACAAAAATGACTACAAAAGGCAAAAAAGTTCAGCCAGACACCCGCATTCATCTCCTCTTGCTACAAGCCAAATGAGGCTGTCACAGCACCACAGCTACGGAAAACGGTTCTTTTTACCAGAATAGGTGAATTGTTAACCGGTAATTTAAGTTTAGATACTTCAATTGTGAAATGTGGCTACTTTGTGTAGTCGATATCAGCTACTTAAATCTGCGACCCCATGCAGGTCGACCTTTTTTTAATACATAAATCCTTGATCCAAGGGCAGTTCTTATAATTTAAGTAaaggtcccctcatataagggatGTGATACATATCATAAATAATTAGACACCTCATTTAAACAGTCTATCTGATATGGATCTAGGGTTACGGAGGTAGTACGAGTGGTAGGTTTGGGGTCTAGGACCAGGACCCCGACGCTTGAGCTTCGTCTGTCTGTTGGCTGAGGAGGCGCGGTAATTGTTAAAGAGATAAAGGCCCTTATGAACAGTGCTGCAGTACCCGCAGTGCGGTTCACTAGATGGCTGCGAGGGGTTTGAGGGcgacggctagggttaggggcgcttgatggctagggttaggggtGCTGGGGAGGCCGGCCGCAGGGATTTCCACACGGCCGGCAAGAGAGAGAAGGGATTTCCTTCTAATCTCTTGCTTACCTTCAACTGATATAATCCCTCTCCTTGTATAGAGAGGGTTACTTGAGCTCTAAGCACTagatctaatcttatctctaattcTAATCTTATCCCAAACTAGCCTTATCTTTATCTAACCAAACTAAGGGCGTACTACAGCACCGCCACAACTGTAGTGGCACTGTAGCGGGCCCTCTTGGGCCCTAACACTATTTGcatgttttaactttggaagataTAGTAAATACAACATTTACTCACGTTGCAAGCATGCTATTAGGTTGTTGTTCAGGCATGGGCATGCTGTTCGGAACTTGCTGCATCATAAAATGGCCTGATTGAAGCAATAATTAGCACAGTGCGCAAAAAGGAGGTACTAAAGAGAAAGATTGTGAGGGCGAGATATGCAACTACTTAGATGCGCTTCTGACTGATAGAGCTGGTGAGGCTGCTGTGGAGGAACACCAAAACTAGAGTTACCAATTAAGGTTTGGGGAGCTGAGCCTGCTGATGCTCCAGGTGGCCCAGATGGGGGCTGCTCATAGATAAAACAAACTGATGTTATTGGAGAAGTAATGAGCATGTTGACAAAATAGGAATGCAGAATATGCATGACAACAAAGTCTACAGTAGACATTTTAGTTATACCATGTGAGCTTGAATATGAGCTGACTCATTCCCAAGATCAAAAGGGTTTGAAGCTTTCACAGGTTGGGGGTGGGAATATGCATGTTGTGAATATACAGGTTGCTGATATGTAGGCTGAGGAAATGCTCCGTGAAGATATGATTGCAATCCCTGGAATTGAAGAGCATTCCTTATGTAAGATAAAAAGACAGTAACAGCTCAGGTGCATAATATGTTACACAAATTAGAATGACATGGATACCACTCCAGGTGGATATTGCATGGCGTATCCCATTCCAAAATGGGGAGCTCTCTGCCAGCCAGGCATCATTTGAGTTGATGGTGGATATAGTGCAGTAAAGATATCCTGCAATAAGTTTTGTCCAGTGTCAAATATGCTCATGCAAATGAGTCCGTTGGAAAGCAGTGTCAGATCCATCAGTTCATCATTTTTTTCCAAAACACTCTGCAAAGAATCGAATAGAAGAAACTTGTCCAGTTGTCTTCTATTGATAATAGGTAATGATCTTGCAAATGAACGACCGTGAGAACACATGCACTGACAAGTAcaaaaacattaacaacatttatgGCATTCAACCCATAAGTTTACAGAAACCAAAGGCTCAAAGCAAATGAAGTTTGCACAAATTATTTTCAATCTAGCAACTAGTTCATTCCCATAAGCCAGCCAAACGAAACACATCAAAACAAAACCATGAATCTAAAGAGAAACTACAATTATTGCTGAACATTATACATTTGTATGGTGGCTACCCATTTTCATTTGGAATCCAATGTAGACCATGATTTCACTTAACTACCTCATAACATATACAGTGCTTGTCAAATAAAACTCCACTAAGTGACATCACATTCAATCAAGAAAATGCTCATTATTTTTTAGAAGACGCAAAACACACAGCTAATCATGTATGACATACCACTGGAAGTTCTTTCCTGCTACTGAATTTACTGTCAGTAGAAGAGGCTGCTCCTTGAATACCACTGGTTCCTTGTGGATTTGCAGTAGCTTGAGATGGAGGTCCAGCTGTTGGGGCAGCTAGAGGAGATTGTTGAACTGATGATCCTTGGCCGGACATTACTGTTGAGGCCTGGGGAAGGAATCCAGTGAAAACTATTTTTTAGGAAAAAAGGCTCAGGTGCATAAAGCTTAAAAATTTATGAAAACACAACTACCTGgttgcctgagattccaaagggcGCATCAAACAAGGAATGTGACTGGTCTAGCACAGATGAATGTCCTCCATCATTTGCTTTCAAAGTGGGATCAAGAGAAACAGGATAAGCTGACGCATTTGGTGCAGAGGGTGCTTCAGAGAATGACAGCTGTGCAAGTGCAGACTCAAGAGGATTTACACTGCTGCTTGTTTGTGGTGTTTGTTGTTGGCCAAAAGAATCAAAAGATGCCCAGTCACCACCACTGACAGAAGGATCACTTTTCCCTTGTTCAAGAATAGGCTGTGGTGCTGCTGCGTTAAATGGAGGTTGTTGTGGCATAGGGGTGGGTTGTGGTGGTGCTGTGGACGCAGGTTCAGGATCTGCACTAAAATCAATTAAACTTACAGCACTTGCCACCTTTGTCTGTTCTGATGTGCCTTCTGAAGAACCAATGCTGCTGGCACTAGATATTGTCTACATTATGAACAAGCAAGAGGAATATTAAGCGAACATATGCACAAGAACACGATGATATTTCAAGTGTACAAAAGCAATGTCAAAAGAAGGGGAATGTCAGGAGTAACAAAGAATAACCTTTGTCAGTGGTGGAGGATCAATTGCCCTGGTTCCATTTGGCTTTGGAGGACCAATTGGTCTGACTACACTCGGCTTTGGAGGATCAATTGGTCTGACTACGCTTGGCTTTGGAGGTTCAGTAGCTGGCTTTGACGGTTCACCAACCCGAAGTTGAGGAGTATTGTCACCCAATATATCCCTAACTGGTCGTACAACAGGACTAGAACCATCAGCTTCTTTCTGGAAATCTGGAGATCCACTATCTGGTTTTCTGGGCTCCGAAGACCAACGGTCTTCAAACCTTTGAACTGGAGTTGTTTTTCCAGATCTATCATCGACAACCTCAAAGTAGCGAGGACTTTTCTTATAGTCATTTTGGTCATAGCCAGGACTACGGTCCCCATAGGAATATCTGGAATTTCTGTCATCACTCCGTCCACTATAACTCCGACGATCAGAGTAACTTCCATCTGGCGGACTTCTTGAACCACCCCAATTTCCATCAGATCTCCTATTTTCACTATACTCATCCTTGTCATCCTGCAAGATGACGATCAACCAGCACACAGTGAATTTCAAAGGGAAAATTACATTTCCAGAAATAAGGATTGGTTACTGAGGAGAAACATTTAAAGCGGTAAGGATACAACATCACCTTTGCCCTTGGTGGCTTATCAGTACTTCTTTCTCCTGTGTATCTCCGTTCCACATACACATGCTTAATGAAATTTCTCAATTTGTCAGCATTACTGAGACCAAAAGAAACATGTCATACTTCCCATACATAATTAAGCATTGTGACTTACAAAAAGAAATTGCTAAAAAAGATCACCTGCTGTCAGGGTATCCATTTCGTTGAGGATCCCACTCCTTGAAAAATACTTCTCTAGCACGCTACAAGTCAAGTAAAATCTGTTATATTTGGTAGTTTAGATATTGTGTATCGTAGACTATCATATGTATCCATGGGTTGCCTTGTTTCCTAGTCCTGTACTCTATATAAACCACCTAAGGACTCAATGCAATGCATCCATCCAATTACAACAATTTTATTTTCCTCCATGGTATCAATTGCCCGGGTTCGGTTTAGATCTAACCCTAGCCAGCGATAGATTCTGCACCACGCACCCCCGGGGAGAGATTTATCTCCACCAGGGGCAACGCCACTGTTTAGGCGCCCACCTCTTCATGCCGGGCGTTGGACACTCGTTGTCACTGTTTAGTCTGCGATCAAGTTGTAGGTGCACCCGTTGAGTTGCACAGGGAAGATCCCACTGCTGCTGTTGCACCCTTTTTGGTTTGCATGATCACTAATCGGGACTAAGTCACCCGTTGCTTGCCAACCTCACGTGCTACTCCAACACCGGCATCTACATCTTCGACTGTGCGGCTTGGCCAAGCGTGCGATGTTGTGGGGATGCATTCCCACGTCGCTTCTCAACCATCCCGTCTGCATGTCTATATTGTCAGTTTGTCATCACCAGCATAGATCAGGATTCAAGACACCTCTGCTGACCTCTTCCGTCGTCGCTCCATCTCGCGCGTACTTGGTCCCAACTCCCTACAATTGATTGTGTGGTCCACCTGGCTCCCGTGACGTCCATCGCAGGGTACTATGCACGTCTTCTTCGAGCAACAGGGCTGCTGCTGTGTCGCCTCGTCGAGCCACACCATCATCAAGGTCTGCTTGGTGGTTGCATATACATCATCATCCCATGTGCATCGATGACTGTGCTGCACAATCTGTTGCACCATCCGTCTGCACAAGGCCTTTGTCCTATTGATCGCCTTTGTCGTCGACTTAGAGCACTACATGTGAGCGTGAGGCCTTGTGCGCGAAAGCACCGCTGCCCATCCATCGCCAGCCCGGACTGCTTGCCTTCGGGTTCAACGCATCCACTCCCTCACTGCTTCTCCGTCCAACACAACATCACCAGCATCTTCGTCTTGTCCCCACCACTTCGTCTATTCCGTTAACTGTGTGCTGCATCCATACCTTCTACCCTACTGTTCTACAACAATCAACGCTACTACTTCTATGATGGTCCCTCTACCTTGTACGTCCGGTATTGGCAACAACGACACTTGCTTTCGTGTCTGGCGCGTTGCTGAGTCTGGCAAATCCAGCCCAAGCCTCGGTTCAGGCAACTTGACTGCATCTACATCGGCATCAACTCTCATGTTCCCACCCCATCTGCCTCGATTGCATCGTCTCCTTTCACCTTCGTCTTTGGCAGCCCTGACTGTATGAACCTCAGTATAGCCTCCTTCCACGACGACTACCCAGACATGTCTTCATCATCTCCTTGACACCTCTTATGCGCTTGCAACTACACCAACACAGCAACCTCACCACAACTATGTCGGCCTCGCTATCTTCAGCACGACTCCTTCAACCACATCAATTGTGCCTTATGCTCGGCTACCTCGCATTGGCACAACCACATAAGCTCCTTGTTGGTTTCTACTCTAGTTGCAACATTTGCATTGCAATGTCACTACGACTTCAGGAGAATGTTAGCCTTTGGCTCCTCTTCTCCAGTCCAATCGTCTGCGATGTTCCCGCTACGACTGCGGAGGGTTGTTAGAGTATATTTGGTAGTTTAGATATTGTGTATCGTAGACCGCCACATGTATCCATGTGTTCCTTGTCTCCCAAGTCTTGTACTCTACATAAACTGACTAAGGGCTCAATGCAATATTGCAATACATCCATTCAAT is a genomic window of Zea mays cultivar B73 chromosome 5, Zm-B73-REFERENCE-NAM-5.0, whole genome shotgun sequence containing:
- the LOC100216932 gene encoding Probable ADP-ribosylation factor GTPase-activating protein AGD14, producing the protein MASRVKEDERHEKILRGLLKLPANKRCINCNNLGPQYACTNFWTFVCTNCSGAHREFTHRVKSVSMAKFTAQEVTALQEGGNERAREVFFKEWDPQRNGYPDSSNADKLRNFIKHVYVERRYTGERSTDKPPRAKDDKDEYSENRRSDGNWGGSRSPPDGSYSDRRSYSGRSDDRNSRYSYGDRSPGYDQNDYKKSPRYFEVVDDRSGKTTPVQRFEDRWSSEPRKPDSGSPDFQKEADGSSPVVRPVRDILGDNTPQLRVGEPSKPATEPPKPSVVRPIDPPKPSVVRPIGPPKPNGTRAIDPPPLTKTISSASSIGSSEGTSEQTKVASAVSLIDFSADPEPASTAPPQPTPMPQQPPFNAAAPQPILEQGKSDPSVSGGDWASFDSFGQQQTPQTSSSVNPLESALAQLSFSEAPSAPNASAYPVSLDPTLKANDGGHSSVLDQSHSLFDAPFGISGNQASTVMSGQGSSVQQSPLAAPTAGPPSQATANPQGTSGIQGAASSTDSKFSSRKELPVDIFTALYPPSTQMMPGWQRAPHFGMGYAMQYPPGVGLQSYLHGAFPQPTYQQPVYSQHAYSHPQPVKASNPFDLGNESAHIQAHMPPSGPPGASAGSAPQTLIGNSSFGVPPQQPHQLYQSEAHLSHFMMQQVPNSMPMPEQQPNSMLATQQGLGSFNMGFDQEAPLGYPQANTSPSYGSVGGGSNPFG